One stretch of Rhodoferax lithotrophicus DNA includes these proteins:
- a CDS encoding nitrate reductase has translation MTETRSTCPYCGVGCGVIIQSDGKQITGVRGDPDHPANFGRLCSKGSTLHLTASSVVTGQTRLLQPLQRLQRHGPTQQISWDHALDLAAQRFARTITQHGPDAVGFYISGQLLTEDYYVFNKLVKGLIGTNNIDSNSRLCMSSAVAGYKQALGMDAPPSCYDDIGHADTIFIVGSNTAYAHPILFRRIEDARKTNPALKIIVVDPRKTDTADIADVYLPILPGTDVMLFNGMLHLMLWEGWVDQAFMAAHTSGFDALKTTVRDATPELVAQICGISQADLLQAARLFAGLDTRDDSNFIASSADTTRATGRKPTLSLYCQGLSQSSSGSAKNAALINLHLATGQIGKPGAGPFSLTGQPNAMGGREVGGMANLLSGHRDLGNPVHRREVAALWGVPEVPSQPGKTAVELFQAAADGEIKALWIACTNPAQSMPDQATVRRALERVEFVVVQEAFASTATCAYADLLLPATTWGEKEGTVTNSERRISRVRAAIRPNGEARHDWHIATHFAQRLEALLPPRMPIPETGSRTLFPYTNPESIWNEHRESTRGRDLDITGMSYAMLEQAPQQWPLKAGEQQGQARLYEDAVFPTPDGKARFVSTVYRPVAEPRSARYPFSLTTGRLRDQWHGMSRTGTLGRLFGHASEPVVALHPQDLAKLALQPGELVHVTSKQGSIMLPVQASAEVAVNQAFIAMHWGEEFLSGISATGQRLAGVNALTTSVFCPDSKQPEFKHSAVKILKADLPWNLLAVAWLPEASVLTVLMALQALLREFAFASVVPFSDGAPHGGASECCGLQFRAAHHQPVPDVVLEKIEALLRLDGVNVLRYSDHKRGQRRAIHLREGDTQTSLDSFLLAGDTRAQSWITTLLKDKLPAHSYGRALLVPGATPPLPVVSRGTPVCTCFNVTDMAIASHLKSCTSEPGDKLASLQSALKCGTNCGSCVPQLQRMVRQMQAAPA, from the coding sequence ATGACTGAAACACGTTCAACCTGTCCTTACTGCGGCGTGGGCTGCGGGGTGATCATTCAATCCGATGGCAAGCAGATCACCGGCGTGCGTGGTGACCCCGACCATCCGGCCAACTTCGGGCGCTTGTGCAGCAAGGGGTCGACCCTGCACCTGACGGCCAGCAGTGTGGTGACCGGGCAAACCCGCTTGTTGCAACCTTTGCAGCGCTTGCAACGCCATGGCCCAACGCAGCAGATCAGCTGGGATCACGCGCTTGATCTGGCGGCTCAGCGTTTTGCCCGTACCATCACACAGCACGGCCCGGATGCAGTGGGGTTTTACATCTCCGGCCAGTTGCTCACCGAAGACTATTACGTCTTCAACAAACTCGTCAAAGGCCTGATCGGCACCAACAACATTGATAGCAACTCGCGCCTGTGTATGAGCAGCGCAGTCGCTGGCTACAAACAGGCATTGGGTATGGATGCACCGCCCAGTTGTTATGACGATATCGGCCATGCGGACACCATTTTTATCGTGGGTTCCAACACGGCTTATGCGCACCCGATCCTGTTCAGGCGCATTGAAGACGCCCGCAAAACCAATCCAGCCCTGAAAATCATTGTGGTGGATCCGCGCAAGACGGATACCGCAGACATTGCCGATGTGTATCTGCCGATCTTGCCGGGCACCGATGTGATGCTGTTCAACGGCATGTTGCACCTCATGTTGTGGGAGGGTTGGGTGGATCAGGCGTTTATGGCCGCCCATACCAGCGGTTTTGATGCGCTCAAAACCACGGTGCGTGATGCCACACCTGAGTTGGTGGCGCAGATCTGCGGCATCTCACAGGCTGATTTGCTGCAGGCAGCGCGCCTGTTTGCCGGTCTAGACACCCGGGATGATTCAAACTTTATAGCTTCTAGCGCAGATACAACAAGGGCTACAGGCCGAAAACCAACCTTAAGTCTGTATTGCCAGGGGTTGAGCCAATCCAGCAGTGGCAGCGCCAAAAATGCCGCACTGATCAACCTGCATCTGGCTACCGGACAAATTGGGAAACCCGGTGCCGGACCATTTTCACTGACCGGCCAGCCCAATGCCATGGGCGGCCGTGAAGTGGGGGGGATGGCCAATTTGCTGTCGGGTCACCGCGATCTGGGCAACCCGGTGCACCGCAGGGAGGTGGCCGCACTTTGGGGGGTGCCAGAGGTGCCCTCCCAACCCGGCAAAACTGCGGTGGAACTATTCCAGGCGGCGGCCGACGGTGAAATCAAGGCCTTGTGGATTGCCTGTACCAACCCGGCGCAAAGTATGCCCGATCAAGCCACCGTGCGCCGGGCACTTGAGCGCGTCGAGTTTGTGGTGGTGCAAGAAGCCTTTGCCAGCACCGCCACTTGTGCCTATGCGGATCTGCTGTTGCCCGCCACCACCTGGGGCGAAAAAGAAGGCACGGTGACCAATTCAGAGCGGCGCATCAGTCGTGTGCGCGCCGCCATCCGCCCCAACGGAGAAGCTCGCCACGACTGGCACATTGCCACCCATTTCGCGCAGCGTCTGGAAGCCCTGCTCCCCCCGCGGATGCCGATCCCGGAGACGGGTTCACGTACGCTCTTTCCCTACACCAACCCCGAGTCGATCTGGAATGAACACCGTGAATCCACCCGTGGCCGTGACCTGGACATCACCGGCATGAGTTACGCCATGCTGGAGCAAGCCCCCCAGCAATGGCCCTTGAAAGCGGGTGAACAGCAAGGCCAGGCAAGACTTTACGAAGATGCCGTCTTCCCCACACCAGATGGCAAAGCCCGCTTTGTCAGCACCGTCTATCGTCCGGTCGCTGAGCCACGCAGTGCCCGCTACCCGTTTTCACTCACCACGGGCCGCTTGCGTGACCAGTGGCATGGCATGAGCCGCACCGGTACGCTGGGGCGATTATTTGGTCATGCCAGCGAACCTGTGGTGGCCCTGCACCCGCAGGACCTGGCCAAGCTGGCACTCCAGCCCGGTGAACTGGTGCACGTCACCAGCAAGCAGGGCTCCATCATGCTGCCAGTGCAAGCCAGCGCAGAAGTGGCGGTGAATCAGGCCTTTATCGCGATGCATTGGGGTGAAGAGTTTCTGAGTGGCATCAGCGCTACCGGTCAACGGCTGGCAGGGGTTAATGCGCTCACCACATCAGTGTTTTGCCCAGATTCCAAACAGCCTGAGTTCAAGCACAGCGCCGTCAAGATTCTGAAGGCGGATTTGCCGTGGAACCTTTTGGCCGTGGCCTGGCTGCCTGAGGCCAGTGTGCTGACTGTCCTCATGGCGCTTCAGGCATTGTTGCGGGAGTTTGCCTTTGCCAGTGTGGTGCCGTTTTCTGATGGCGCACCTCATGGGGGGGCCTCTGAGTGTTGTGGTTTGCAGTTTCGAGCCGCCCACCACCAGCCTGTGCCGGATGTGGTGCTGGAGAAAATTGAGGCTTTGTTGCGCCTTGACGGTGTAAATGTCTTGCGTTATTCAGATCACAAGCGCGGACAACGGCGGGCCATTCACCTGCGGGAGGGCGACACCCAGACTTCGCTTGACAGCTTTCTGCTGGCGGGTGATACCCGCGCCCAAAGCTGGATCACCACGCTGCTCAAAGACAAGTTGCCCGCCCATTCTTATGGTCGTGCCTTGCTGGTACCGGGCGCCACGCCGCCGCTGCCCGTGGTGTCGCGCGGCACGCCAGTCTGTACCTGTTTTAACGTGACCGACATGGCTATTGCGTCACACCTGAAGAGCTGCACCAGCGAGCCTGGTGACAAACTGGCATCACTGCAATCGGCTCTGAAATGTGGCACCAATTGCGGCTCATGTGTACCGCAGTTACAGCGTATGGTGCGGCAAATGCAGGCTGCCCCCGCGTGA
- the nirD gene encoding nitrite reductase small subunit NirD, whose translation MNNWTLVCAIEDIPVLGSRRVSRAQGLDVAVFRNDKNEVFALLDRCPHKGGPLSQGIVFGTSVACPLHNWTIGLGTGQAAAPDDGCTPKFSVKVEAGQVFLLVAELASHAINLTRPVAGPTQHTVCA comes from the coding sequence ATGAACAACTGGACACTGGTTTGCGCCATCGAAGATATTCCCGTTCTGGGTTCACGCCGGGTGAGCCGTGCCCAAGGATTGGACGTGGCGGTGTTTCGCAACGACAAAAATGAGGTGTTTGCCCTGCTGGATCGCTGTCCACACAAAGGCGGCCCGCTGAGCCAGGGCATTGTGTTTGGCACCAGCGTGGCCTGCCCGCTGCATAACTGGACGATTGGTTTGGGCACCGGCCAAGCGGCTGCGCCTGACGACGGCTGCACACCCAAATTCAGCGTCAAGGTGGAAGCGGGTCAAGTGTTCCTGCTGGTTGCCGAGTTGGCCAGTCACGCCATTAATCTGACCCGTCCGGTGGCGGGCCCGACCCAGCATACGGTGTGTGCCTGA
- a CDS encoding type IV pili methyl-accepting chemotaxis transducer N-terminal domain-containing protein: MKRRTYLTALGAAPWALWLGTSAHTQVLDLPDAINKAGRQRMLSQRMAKAWLALVQGIEPPNAQRVLDKSMALFDRQLIELKAFAPSPEIKLTYSKLELEWSDYKTALIGAQPDKSAAAHLLMQDSQVLALANQGTGQYEATLGKPVGKLVNLAGRQRMLSQRMAKFYLAARLDVGAASSIAEIMKARSEFVGANAVLYDSPLATTRIRQELQQAQGQWVFFDNALQKLKPGSGTDRSMTEVFQASENLLTTMDSVTALYSAIKV, from the coding sequence ATGAAACGCAGAACCTATTTGACCGCACTTGGTGCCGCACCATGGGCCCTCTGGTTGGGCACCTCGGCCCACACACAGGTGCTTGACCTGCCGGATGCCATCAACAAGGCCGGGCGACAACGCATGCTCAGCCAGCGTATGGCCAAGGCCTGGTTGGCATTGGTGCAGGGTATCGAGCCTCCCAATGCCCAGCGTGTGCTGGACAAGTCCATGGCCTTGTTTGACCGGCAACTCATTGAGCTCAAAGCGTTTGCGCCCAGCCCGGAGATCAAGCTCACCTACAGCAAGCTGGAGCTGGAGTGGAGTGATTACAAGACGGCGTTGATTGGTGCCCAGCCCGATAAAAGCGCTGCAGCCCATCTGTTGATGCAAGACAGCCAGGTGCTGGCCTTGGCCAACCAGGGAACCGGTCAATACGAGGCCACTCTGGGCAAACCTGTCGGCAAACTGGTTAATCTGGCGGGTCGACAACGCATGCTCAGCCAACGTATGGCCAAGTTCTATCTGGCGGCCCGGCTGGATGTGGGTGCTGCCAGCAGCATCGCCGAGATCATGAAGGCCCGCAGCGAATTTGTCGGTGCCAATGCGGTTTTGTATGACTCACCGCTGGCCACGACACGCATCCGGCAAGAGCTGCAGCAGGCGCAAGGGCAATGGGTGTTTTTTGACAACGCGTTGCAAAAACTGAAACCTGGCAGCGGCACAGACCGATCCATGACGGAGGTGTTTCAGGCCAGCGAAAACCTGCTGACTACGATGGACTCGGTGACCGCCTTGTACTCCGCCATCAAAGTTTGA
- the nirB gene encoding nitrite reductase large subunit NirB, which translates to MKKMKLVMVGNGMAGVRTLEELLKIAPELYDITVFGAEPHPNYNRILLSPVLAGEQTLDEIVLNSFEWYTDHHITLHAGWRVTSVDRVKRLVHAQNAAGETLSAEYDRLLLCTGSNPFMLPIPGKDLKGVIAYRDIADTQAMIDAATQYKHAVVIGGGLLGLEAANGLMLRGMTVSVVHVMPTLMDRQLDDVAGKLLQKSLEQRGLNFLMGAQTQALVGGPDGRVTAIQFKDGTEVPADLVVMAVGIRPNTELAQSMRLHCDKGIVVNDTLQTTTDARIYSVGECAAHRGTAYGLVAPLFEQAKVAANHLAQFGIGRYVGSLTSTKLKVTGIDLFSAGNFSGGEGFEDIIMSDPQGGVYKKLVLKDDKLVGACLYGDTVDGSWYFKLLRDGRPIADIRDKLMFGESNIGDVGHQGQNKAAAMKDSDEVCGCNGVTKGTICKAIKEKGLFTLDEVRKHTKASASCGSCTGLVEQLLMFTAGGDYSATPKTKAMCACTDHGHQAVRDAIKSNKLLKIADVFAFLEWKTPNGCASCRPAVNYYLISTWPKEARDDPQSRFINERSHANIQKDGTYSVIPRMWGGETTASELRRIADVVDKYKIPTVKVTGGQRIDLLGVKKEDLQAVWQDIGMPSGHAYAKALRTVKTCVGSEWCRMGTQDSTQMGKDLERAMWRMYAPHKVKFAVSGCPRNCAEAGIKDVGIIGVDSGWEMYVAGNGGIKTEVAHFLVKVKTAAEVLEYTGAFCELYRTEGWYLERTVHYVNRVGLDYVKKRIVEDAAGRQALWAQLQFALDGEPDPWFEFDKAAVDTRQFHTIKIEAQPA; encoded by the coding sequence AGTGGTACACCGACCACCACATCACCTTACATGCGGGCTGGCGTGTCACCTCGGTGGATCGGGTCAAACGCCTGGTACATGCCCAAAACGCTGCGGGTGAAACCCTCAGCGCTGAATACGACCGCCTGCTGCTGTGCACTGGCTCCAACCCCTTCATGCTGCCGATTCCGGGCAAGGATTTGAAAGGGGTGATTGCCTACCGCGACATTGCCGACACCCAAGCCATGATCGATGCCGCCACCCAGTACAAACACGCGGTCGTGATTGGGGGCGGTTTGCTCGGGCTGGAAGCCGCCAACGGCCTGATGCTGCGCGGTATGACGGTGAGTGTGGTGCACGTCATGCCCACCTTGATGGACCGCCAGCTGGACGACGTGGCGGGCAAGCTGCTGCAAAAATCCCTGGAACAACGTGGCCTCAATTTCCTGATGGGGGCCCAAACCCAGGCGCTGGTTGGTGGCCCCGATGGCCGCGTGACCGCCATCCAATTCAAAGACGGCACCGAGGTACCCGCCGATCTGGTCGTGATGGCGGTGGGCATTCGGCCCAACACCGAACTGGCCCAGAGCATGCGCCTGCACTGCGACAAAGGTATTGTGGTCAACGACACGCTGCAAACCACCACCGACGCACGTATCTACTCGGTGGGTGAATGTGCCGCACACCGTGGCACCGCTTACGGCCTGGTGGCCCCGCTGTTTGAGCAGGCCAAGGTCGCGGCCAACCATCTGGCGCAGTTTGGCATTGGGCGCTATGTCGGCTCGCTGACCTCGACCAAACTCAAGGTCACCGGCATTGATTTGTTCAGCGCAGGCAACTTTTCCGGCGGCGAAGGCTTTGAAGACATCATCATGAGTGACCCCCAAGGCGGGGTGTACAAAAAACTGGTGCTCAAGGACGACAAACTGGTTGGGGCCTGCCTGTATGGCGACACGGTCGATGGCAGCTGGTATTTCAAGCTGCTGCGCGACGGTCGCCCGATTGCCGACATCCGCGACAAACTGATGTTTGGCGAGAGCAACATCGGCGACGTCGGCCACCAGGGCCAGAACAAAGCCGCCGCCATGAAAGACAGCGACGAGGTCTGCGGCTGCAATGGCGTCACCAAAGGCACCATCTGCAAAGCCATCAAGGAAAAAGGCCTGTTCACGCTGGATGAAGTACGCAAACACACCAAGGCCAGTGCTTCATGCGGCTCTTGTACCGGGCTGGTCGAGCAGTTGCTGATGTTTACGGCTGGTGGTGACTACTCGGCCACACCCAAAACCAAGGCCATGTGCGCCTGCACCGACCATGGGCACCAAGCCGTGCGCGATGCCATCAAGAGCAACAAACTGCTCAAAATCGCCGATGTCTTTGCCTTTCTGGAGTGGAAAACGCCCAATGGTTGTGCGTCTTGCCGCCCGGCGGTGAATTACTACCTGATCAGCACCTGGCCCAAAGAGGCACGAGACGACCCACAAAGCCGCTTCATCAACGAACGCAGCCATGCCAACATCCAGAAAGATGGCACCTACAGTGTGATTCCCCGCATGTGGGGTGGTGAAACCACGGCCAGTGAATTGCGCCGGATTGCCGATGTGGTGGACAAGTACAAGATTCCCACCGTCAAGGTCACCGGCGGCCAGCGCATCGATTTGCTGGGTGTGAAAAAAGAAGACCTGCAGGCGGTCTGGCAAGATATTGGCATGCCCAGCGGCCATGCTTATGCCAAGGCGTTACGCACTGTCAAAACCTGTGTTGGCAGTGAATGGTGCCGCATGGGCACCCAAGACAGCACCCAGATGGGTAAAGATCTGGAGCGCGCCATGTGGCGCATGTACGCCCCGCATAAGGTGAAATTTGCCGTGAGTGGTTGCCCGCGCAACTGTGCCGAGGCGGGTATCAAGGATGTGGGCATCATCGGTGTCGATAGCGGCTGGGAAATGTATGTGGCGGGCAACGGCGGTATCAAGACCGAAGTCGCGCACTTTCTGGTCAAGGTCAAAACTGCCGCTGAGGTGCTGGAATACACCGGCGCGTTTTGTGAGTTGTACCGCACCGAAGGCTGGTACCTGGAACGCACCGTGCACTATGTGAACCGTGTTGGTCTGGATTACGTCAAGAAACGCATTGTGGAAGACGCTGCGGGTCGCCAGGCGCTGTGGGCGCAACTGCAATTTGCGCTGGACGGTGAACCCGATCCATGGTTTGAATTTGACAAGGCAGCGGTGGACACCCGGCAGTTTCACACCATCAAGATAGAAGCGCAGCCAGCTTGA